Sequence from the Metopolophium dirhodum isolate CAU chromosome 2, ASM1992520v1, whole genome shotgun sequence genome:
TTCAGTCACTTAAGTGTTCTGAGGCTGGCGTctctagttcccggatgggtgaccacccagaTTATTAGTGATGAATCCTTGCCCTACCGGGCCTACATAGATGTGTAAGAATGTTTGAGatcattgaaaaaatttaaattaaaaaattaaaaaattatagtattatagttcatattctatatttctataagaTAGTTTGACCTAAATtgctaaatttatatattttacaatattatattatatacctaatactatataatagttgTTACAAGTTCTAatacgttgaaaaaaaataaacctcttagtatagtatattttatagagcTAGAATAGACTTTTCTTTGTTTTGTCATGGAAACTAAATTACTCACCGATTTCGCTTGTCATACTGAGAtcaaaagaaattttaaaatgtttttatatgttattgGAATTGTAATAAACtgcagaataatattttgttcaaatcgTATTTGGATAGGGTATTTTCTTCATGGAAACTATTtagtaatgtacctacatatattattattggattaCGGTGGTATACAGTTCCGAACAAATACTTATCCTATTAAATACCTACGTTTCTAGCGTAATGCTATTGTGATAAATATTTCTAAGTAAATacaatgacaatataatattttctaatggTTGATAATTATTGCAAAATGCATACGTTTTTGAgtatatattttccaaaaaaaatactgtttcctagcaaatacttttcaaacaaaatatgtttctaaATCAATACAGTTCCAGATAAACacaatttagaaaaatgttatttgaatttttgagttCTTACCTAATGATGATCACGCTCCAAATTTATGcaaatatgatataatgatTATGGTAATGATAACGATAGaatgatagtaaaaatattacaaccaACTTTAAtatcaccaatttttttttttttttggtattattttaatattttgaattttagatacatcacaaaacattttaaaaatattttttttttttttttttgacatgcaCGTTGAATTTAgtgaaaagtatttgaaatttaataagaGCACGTGATTTACACTGATTAAACaattcattaaaatacaattttaaattaagttcagggcttgcatttgaagaaaaaattctgttttatgttatataggtacaattgaaacgttacacaatttttgagtTTGtggttatttagaattaaaacgttatacaagttttgcgagtgtcgttatttataatagtgttaatacctattcaaatttttaataataactaatgtgggTAGGTAATGGCTTGGATAcaggatataatattttaataatcaattctaatgtccgtatgcataaaataaatatttctacgaaaccaatataacttttaaataaacggatttaaaattatttcgtttCACGTTATATTTCGTTCAATggaattttataaatcaaattttgcgttatgttttgtttaatgatatattattataatatattttttataatcgttatgttttgttttgcagtacttatttaattatttttgattatggctttctgttttaattatgtttaccaatttcaatcatattttgtcaaatatagcgttataattgtaatgttagtataacgtttgcaagccctggttaAATTATGGGTAATTCTTACTTTTTAATACAGAAATCATTAAggaattaattttcaataatacataatatcacaaagatttttttatacgaatttgatgtaaattagtaataaaacaatacaattatcattaaaatagttttttttatacttaataatttatattaagaataggcatataatttatgatatatccTTGCAAGGTTATTTCTTTAGCATTTGTTTCAATATTACGAACAACAAGGACATGATACGAATCTTAAAAATTTATCCATacaactcaattttattttattcatcctttccaatatatatttttgttcatcCTCAATGCATTGAAGTTGTGAGAGATTATGATTAAATATGATTTGTAccgtttttaaatcatttatcaCATCGGTAGAATATTGTATTTCGTCTAAAATACCAACGGCCAGTTCATTGATTCTTATAAACTCGTGTAATCTTGTATCGAAGTATGCTTTTTTGTTAGCTGGTGGTTTGAATTGTTTAATGTTAGAtagctattacaataataatataatattaggtaaggTATTCACGATTTCAAACATGATATTATTCGAAgtgaaatacataattttaaacaagCCAAATGCCTACCTTAAAAGACACAATGTTCTCCAATATGTCTACAGATTTGTAAAGTCCATTCTCTTCAAATTCCAACTGATTGGGGTTCACAATTCTATCTTTTTTTAATGTCCTTTTTTTTCTAGTGCAATTATTAATGCCGTTCAAAGAGTCGCTTGTTTTCTTTTTGGGGGATTGGCATGGAATGGTATTTCTTTGACGAAGACAGTAGTACTTCTTGCCAAATttctcaataaatattttttcctccGACATTAATGTAATCTATCGTCAGTTAAATTCCACTTTTTCTCATACAAttaacaaacaaattttaatttaaaaaatataattattgaatataataatatagataaagaaATAAACCgaatattgttactatagcaCGAAATAAAcactattacttttttaaaaggGCATAAACAAGGCTctctaattgttttaattacgTATTACAATGGTATTGTTTTGATGTCTTGATTTGTTTTGtctaataaagataaaaaatattcaaaggtATGTAATTTAGTATTCAGATCCTTTTTTTCTGATAGtcccaaataaaataattttaaaagataaattatatgaaaaccatagtatatatttaaaaaataaataaaatattttgagttttaaaataatatttttaagatcatTGGCTGTCACACGatcaaaatgtttaactatttgAGTTGACATTCACCAAACAACAAGTTTAAGATACAAATGAAACAGTATTGGAATTAAATAACCtaactaacatttttatttttaacgatatattagaaaaataaaaaggttagacataggtagttttaaaaattattcgtaTAAACAATCTAAAATTCTTTAATTCTTAACAAGAAGTATGTTCCCTACACAATTACTAATTCCAGTAAAAATCTATTTCACtgcttttaaactttttatatattttattggataTAAGTTTGAATATACAGCTTTCGAATTTGTATACacgtgttaaaatttaaattaaaggttTTTCTGTTTAGTTTCATACTTATTTTCGGACAAGGTGACATCGTAAGGTCCTGATTGTAGCTACACAAGTGTTTATCATGAAGTCATATTAATGCATGAAAAATCTGTTCctaatttatcaacaatattatagtatattaagaGATTCCACGTGGACGAACAACTTGAGA
This genomic interval carries:
- the LOC132938352 gene encoding uncharacterized protein LOC132938352 is translated as MSEEKIFIEKFGKKYYCLRQRNTIPCQSPKKKTSDSLNGINNCTRKKRTLKKDRIVNPNQLEFEENGLYKSVDILENIVSFKLSNIKQFKPPANKKAYFDTRLHEFIRINELAVGILDEIQYSTDVINDLKTVQIIFNHNLSQLQCIEDEQKYILERMNKIKLSCMDKFLRFVSCPCCS